The genomic stretch CCACGCGGTCGGGCACGATTCCTCCTGCCGCATCGCCGAGCGCTGCGGTTTCCCCTACGAGGGCACCCTCAGGGGCGCGATGTGGGAGGCGGGCCGCCATGACGCGTACCGGGACATGCATCTGCACGCCCGGCTGGCCGGCGACCCCGAGCCGGACCCGGTGTAGAGGAGTTGCCGTCGCGTCGATGTGACGGCCGTGCGTTCACCCCGACAAGGCATGGCCAAGTCCCGTACAGACGCGGGATCATGAGACATGCGCTCGGACGACTGGTACGTCACCGAAGACCTCGACCGCTTCCTCTCCCACGCGGGAGGCTTCCTGCGGTCGCGCCCCGATCTGCACACCGTCGCCCTGACGGTCACCGAGTCCCTGCGGATGCGCGGGCTGAACGCCTACGGCGGTGACGAGCCGCCCGTGTTCGGGGTGATGGAACGCGACGGCCAGGTGCGCGGAGCGTACTTCCGCACCCCGCCCTACCGGCTGAACGTCACCCCGCTCACCGCCGACGAGACCGACGCCCTCGCCGCCCATCTGGTCGCCGTCGGCCACCCGGTGCCCGGCATCATCGGCACCCGCGAGACCTCCGCCGGATTCGTCCGCTCCTGGCAGCGCCACACCGGTGCGACGGCGGCCCTGCGCCAGCGGCAACGCCTGTACCGGCTCGGCATGCTGATGATGCCGCAGCCGGTGCCGGCGGGCGCCGCGCGGGTGGCGGGCGAGAAGGACCGGGACCAACTGATCAAGTGGTACGGCGAGTTCGTGGAGAGCGTCGGCGACCACGCGGCCGGTGACCTGGACGCCTGGGCCGACCACCGCATCGGCTACGGCGGCATCACCTTCTGGGAGGACCCGGACGGCACCCCTGTCTCCATGTGCGGGGTGACCCCGA from Streptomyces davaonensis JCM 4913 encodes the following:
- a CDS encoding GNAT family N-acetyltransferase; amino-acid sequence: MRSDDWYVTEDLDRFLSHAGGFLRSRPDLHTVALTVTESLRMRGLNAYGGDEPPVFGVMERDGQVRGAYFRTPPYRLNVTPLTADETDALAAHLVAVGHPVPGIIGTRETSAGFVRSWQRHTGATAALRQRQRLYRLGMLMMPQPVPAGAARVAGEKDRDQLIKWYGEFVESVGDHAAGDLDAWADHRIGYGGITFWEDPDGTPVSMCGVTPMVAGQVRIAPVYTPSHLRGRGYAGAVTVEVSRAAVRSGAEEVLLFTDLSNNTSNVLYQRLGYRAVADFEVYDFSGGADR